Proteins from one Homalodisca vitripennis isolate AUS2020 chromosome 3, UT_GWSS_2.1, whole genome shotgun sequence genomic window:
- the LOC124358342 gene encoding uncharacterized protein LOC124358342, with protein sequence MYRQVYINEKQLDLQRILWRQGRDQPLKVYRLKTVTYGTAAAPFLAIRTLHQLATDERSTYPIASSIALSDFYVDDLMTGAKTLEDAKVIQTQMSQMLNSGGFNLRKWNSNSKELLETIPDKNRAKQEQNKQYKVLGMWWNSETDMFHYASTERKPHDKISKRSVLSEIASLFDPLGLVGPVVLKFKLFMQELWVRDVSWDESLPCDLHTSWQTHRQQLSTLKQLQIQRHITVGHAIQKEIHGFCDASERAYGACVYIRTTDTDGRVSTQLLCSKSRVSPLQKMTIPRLELCAALLLSKLVTKVLDTGIKVDGYTLWTDSSIVLAWITSSASKWKTYVANRVKIIQELTTERCSWRHVRTNDNPADLISRGLNPIQIIDNKLWWHGPEWLIQNSSEWPKFDLSRISDVPEQKLIPTTLAVVSTEPLIDVAKYSSLSKLTRVTAYCLRFISNLKNSHHKLTGPLTTEELNHATNHLIRAEQEHYMREDYNRLMEGKKIRKDSPLWNLQSFFGPEKLIRVGGRLKHAEIKIDQKHPIVLPYKSHLTELIFRHEHIRLLHAAPQLLLASLRQRYWPLNGRNLARRTIHSCVKCFKANPKTTQPQMGVLPSDRVRPCRPFSNTGTDISGPVYIKASKRRNSPTSKGYIVIFVCLATKAVHLEVVTDMTSEAFIAAFKRFISRRGIVTNMYSDNGTNFVGAERELRELQDLFTNEEHQRRIVEESTAHLIKWHFIPPRSPHFGGLWEAAVRSVKHHLKRVVANASLTFEEFYTTLTMIEACLNSRPLTPLSTDPNDLSPLTPGHFLTGDALTALPEPNICYIQLNRLSHWQGTQQIAQHFWTRWSKEYLSLLQQRPKWRSEAANIQLNQLVLLKEDNLPPLKWVTGRVVAVHPGADNRIRVATVKTSSGTFRRAVNKLCILPLEPNTVQEYFTGDIPNIYDKVAWRYGVLVLRAWEATELSLPLLEVAFHEPRDVTPRFMVGSLQGGRGWPSRLVGARKNLYLGQGPRTSLLYPGTREWISRAGNFGFSGDRRKLNIAKLGCEGYSTLPVASVTGRMLC encoded by the exons ATGTACCGCCAGGTATACATTAATGAGAAACAACTGGACTTACAGCGCATACTATGGAGACAAGGTAGAGATCAACCTCTAAAAGTCTATAGGTTAAAAACTGTCACCTATGGTACAGCAGCAGCACCCTTCTTAGCAATCAGGACCCTCCATCAACTGGCCACAGATGAACGATCAACATATCCTATAGCCTCATCTATAGCGCTATCAGATTTCTATGTAGATGATCTTATGACAGGTGCAAAAACACTCGAGGACGCTAAAGTCATTCAAACACAAATGTCGCAAATGCTTAACTCAGGaggatttaatttaagaaaatggaaTTCAAATTCGAAGGAATTGTTGGAAACAATCCCAGATAAAAATAGagcgaaacaagaacaaaataaacagtacaaagTGCTTGGTATGTGGTGGAACTCTGAGACCGACATGTTCCATTACGCATCTACTGAGAGAAAGCCACATGACAAGATATCAAAGCGTTCTGTTCTGTCAGAAATAGCCAGTTTATTCGATCCTTTAGGACTTGTAGGGCCTGTAGTTTTGAAATTCAAACTGTTCATGCAAGAGTTGTGGGTAAGAGATGTGAGTTGGGATGAATCTCTTCCATGTGATCTTCATACATCGTGGCAGACACACCGACAACAGCTCTCAACTTTGAAACAACTTCAAATACAAAGGCACATCACAGTAGGTCACGCAATCCAAAAAGAAATACATGGGTTTTGTGACGCCTCAGAAAGGGCGTATGGAGCATGTGTGTACATACGAACAACCGATACTGACGGACGCGTGTCAACACAATTATTATGCTCAAAATCTAGGGTATCACCACTTCAAAAAATGACCATTCCTAGATTGGAATTGTGTGCCGCGCTGCTACTATCGAAACTTGTAACTAAAGTATTGGATACTGGCATTAAAGTTGATGGATACACACTATGGACCGACTCCTCAATAGTTCTGGCTTGGATCACTTCATCAGCATCAAAATGGAAAACTTACGTTGCTAATCGGGTGAAAATTATTCAAGAATTGACGACTGAAAGATGTAGTTGGAGGCACGTAAGAACCAACGACAACCCAGCAGATCTGATATCAAGAGGTTTAAATCCGATTCAAATTATCGATAACAAATTATGGTGGCATGGCCCAGAATGGTTAATACAAAATTCTAGTGAATGGCCCAAATTTGATTTGAGTAGAATTTCAGATGTACCAGAACAAAAACTAATACCAACTACATTGGCGGTTGTCAGCACTGAGCCACTAATAGATGTTGCAAAATACTCATCTTTAAGCAAACTCACAAGAGTTACAGCGTATTGTCTTAGATTCATCAGCAACCTGAAGAATTCACATCATAAACTTACAGGTCCATTAACTACAGAAGAGCTCAACCATGCCACAAATCATCTCATCAGAGCAGAACAGGAACATTACATGAGAGAAGATTATAATAGGCTCATGGAAGGAAAGAAGATTAGGAAAGACAGTCCATTGTGGAATCTTCAATCTTTTTTTGGTCCCGAGAAACTCATCAGAGTAGGCGGGAGATTAAAACATGCAGAAATCAAAATAGATCAAAAACATCCCATTGTTTTACCATACAAGTCACATCTAACAGAACTTATTTTTCGTCATGAGCACATCAGACTTCTGCATGCGGCACCTCAACTGCTGCTTGCATCGTTGCGGCAACGATATTGGCCCCTTAATGGACGAAATTTAGCAAGACGTACCATACACAGTTGCGTCAAGTGTTTTAAGGCTAATCCAAAAACAACGCAACCTCAGATGGGTGTCTTACCATCAGATCGAGTACGCCCATGTCGACCTTTCAGTAATACTGGCACTGATATCAGCGGCCCAGTATATATTAAAGCCTCAAAAAGACGAAACAGTCCTACATCGAAGGGATACATAGTGATATTTGTATGTCTTGCAACCAAAGCTGTACATTTAGAAGTAGTAACAGACATGACCAGTGAAGCATTTATAGCAGCATTCAAGAGATTTATTTCACGACGAGGAATTGTTACAAACATGTACTCGGACAATGGCACCAATTTCGTAGGCGCAGAGAGAGAGCTTCGAGAGCTTCAAGATCTGTTTACAAACGAAGAACATCAGAGAAGAATCGTCGAAGAATCAACCGCTCACCTCATTAAGTGGCACTTCATTCCACCCCGATCCCCTCATTTCGGAGGCTTATGGGAAGCTGCTGTTCGGTCAGTGAAACATCATTTGAAACGAGTTGTAGCCAACGCCTCACTCACCTTCGAGGAATTTTACACTACTTTAACAATGATTGAAGCTTGCTTGAACTCTCGTCCTCTCACTCCCCTTTCCACTGACCCAAATGACCTTTCACCATTAACCCCTGGTCACTTTCTCACTGGTGATGCTTTAACCGCATTACCTGAACCGAACAtttgttacattcaattaaaCAGGTTGTCACATTGGCAGGGGACACAGCAGATTGCGCAGCACTTTTGGACACGATGGTCCAAAGAATATCTGTCTCTCTTACAACAACGGCCAAAGTGGAGATCAGAAGCAGCCAACATCCAGCTCAATCAACTAGTTCTCCTGAAAGAAGACAACTTGCCCCCTCTCAAGTGGGTTACAGGTCGAGTGGTGGCGGTCCATCCTGGAGCGGACAATAGGATCCGAGTCGCCACCGTAAAGACGTCGTCTGGCACCTTCAGGAGAGCAGTCAACAAGCTATGTATCCTCCCCCTAGAACCTAATACAGTGCAAGAGT ATTTTACGGGTGACATCCctaatatttatgacaaggtCGCCTGGAGGTATGGAGTTCTTGTTCTCAGGGCGTGGGAGGCGACAGAGCTTTCACTCCCATTGTTAGAGGTGGCCTTCCACGAACCAAGGGATGTTACCCCCAGGTTTATGGTAGGGTCGCTTCAGGGCGGGAGGGGCTGGCCCTCACGCCTCGTGGGAGCAAGAAAGAACCTTTACTTGGGACAGGGGCCTAGAACGAGTCTCCTCTA CCCTGGGACTAGGGAATGGATTTCTAGGGCCGGCAACTTTGGATTCAGTGGAGACAGGCGGAAATTGAACATAGCAAAACTCGGATGTGAAGGCTACTCCACACTGCCTGTGGCTAGCGTGACTGGACGGATGCTGTGCTAG
- the LOC124358343 gene encoding uncharacterized protein LOC124358343 yields the protein MTLADFNFNSPGPIDMLIGAELFFSLLCVGQVRPHRSAPIFQKTSLGWVASGRVATRKQQPTLTCNLSIDDQVTRQVQRFWEIEDCDVHTSPASQTTTCERMYTETTYRNSTGKYVVNLPCSDDINSLGESKKTAESRFSQLERKLERDPNLHAAYSQFMNEYEALGHMEAVEPNVKPVGPVYYIPHLPVVREDSSELYNEAQSCI from the coding sequence ATGACTCtagcagattttaattttaactcaccAGGGCCAATAGACATGCTCATAGGAGCAGAgctcttttttagtttattgtgtgttGGACAGGTGAGACCACACAGATCGGCGCCAATTTTCCAAAAGACATCATTAGGTTGGGTCGCCTCTGGTAGGGTTGCTACTAGGAAACAACAACCAACCTTGACATGCAATTTATCTATAGATGATCAAGTAACAAGGCAAGTGCAACGTTTCTGGGAAATTGAAGATTGTGACGTTCACACATCCCCAGCCAGTCAAACTACCACGTGTGAACGGATGTACACAGAAACAACGTACAGGAATTCTACAGGCAAATATGTAGTTAACTTGCCATGTAGTGATGACATAAATAGTCTAGGTGAGTCCAAGAAAACAGCTGAATCTCGATTTAGTCAACTGGAAAGAAAATTAGAAAGAGATCCCAATCTACATGCAGCATATTCACAATTCATGAATGAATATGAAGCACTAGGGCATATGGAAGCGGTGGAACCCAACGTGAAGCCAGTTGGTCCAGTATATTACATTCCGCATCTACCTGTCGTTAGAGAAGACAGTTCAGAGCTGTATAACGAAGCTCAGAGTTGTATTTGA
- the LOC124358344 gene encoding uncharacterized protein LOC124358344, with amino-acid sequence MTLADFNFNSPGPIDMLIGAELFFSLLCVGQVRPHRSAPIFQKTSLGWVASGRVATRKQQPTLTCNLSIDDQVTRQVQRFWEIEDCDVHTSPASQTTTCERMYTETTYRNSTGKYVVNLPCSDDINSLGESKKTAESRFSQLERKLERDPNLHAAYSQFMNEYEALGHMEAVEPNVKPVGPVYYIPHLPVVREDSSTTKLRVVFDASAKTSSGRSLNDCLLVGPTIQQDVFSILARFRYHTYVLSADIEKMYRQVYINEKQLDLQRILWRQGRDQPLKVYRLKTVTYGTAAAPFLAIRTLHQLATDERSTYPIASSIALSDFYVDDLMTGAKTLEDAKVIQTQMSQMLNSGGFNLRKWNSNSKELLETIPDKNRAKQEQNKQYKVLGMWWNSETDMFHYASTERKPHDKISKRSVLSEIASLFDPLGLCRACSFEIQTVHARVVGKRCPLTTEELNHATNHLIRAEQEHYMREDYNRLMEGKKIRKDSPLWNLQSFFGPEKLIRVGGRLKHAEIKIDQKHPIVLPYKSHLTELIFRHEHIRLLHAAPQLLLASLRQRYWPLNGRNLARRTIHSCVKCFKANPKTTQPQMGDLPSDRVRPCRPFSNTGTDISGPVYIKASKRRNSPTSKGYIVIFVCLATKAVHLEVVTDMTSEAFIAAFKRFILRRGIVTNMYSDNGTNFVGAERELRELQDLFTNEEHQRRIVEESTAHLIKWHFIPPRSPHFGGLWEAAVRSVKHHLKRVVANASLTFEEFYTTLTMIEACLNSRPLTPLSTDPNDLSPLTPGHFLTGDALTALPEPNICYIQLNRLSHWQGTQQIAQHFWTRWSKEYLSLLQQRPKWRSEAANIQLNQLVLLKEDNLPPLKWVTGRVVAVHPGADNRIRVATVKTSSGTFRRAVNKLCILPLEPNTVQECRLEVWSSCSQGVGGDRAFTPIVRGGLPRTKGCYPQVYGRVASGREGLALTPRGSKKEPLLGTGA; translated from the exons ATGACTCtagcagattttaattttaactcaccAGGGCCAATAGACATGCTCATAGGAGCAGAgctcttttttagtttattgtgtgttGGACAGGTGAGACCACACAGATCGGCGCCAATTTTCCAAAAGACATCATTAGGTTGGGTCGCCTCTGGTAGGGTTGCTACTAGGAAACAACAACCAACCTTGACATGCAATTTATCTATAGATGATCAAGTAACAAGGCAAGTGCAACGTTTCTGGGAAATTGAAGATTGTGACGTTCACACATCCCCAGCCAGTCAAACTACCACGTGTGAACGGATGTACACAGAAACAACGTACAGGAATTCTACAGGCAAATATGTAGTTAACTTGCCATGTAGTGATGACATAAATAGTCTAGGTGAGTCCAAGAAAACAGCTGAATCTCGATTTAGTCAACTGGAAAGAAAATTAGAAAGAGATCCCAATCTACATGCAGCATATTCACAATTCATGAATGAATATGAAGCACTAGGGCATATGGAAGCGGTGGAACCCAACGTGAAGCCAGTTGGTCCAGTATATTACATTCCGCATCTACCTGTCGTTAGAGAAGACAGTTCAACAACGAAGCTCAGAGTTGTATTTGATGCTTCGGCCAAAACGAGCAGTGGTCGATCATTAAATGACTGTCTTTTAGTTGGTCCTACCATTCAGCAAGATGTCTTCTCAATCTTAGCAAGATTTCGATATCATACATACGTATTAAGTGCAGATATAGAGAAAATGTACCGCCAGGTATACATTAATGAGAAACAACTGGACTTACAGCGCATACTATGGAGACAAGGTAGAGATCAACCTCTAAAAGTCTATAGGTTAAAAACTGTCACCTATGGTACAGCAGCAGCACCCTTCTTAGCAATCAGGACCCTCCATCAACTGGCCACAGATGAACGATCAACATATCCTATAGCCTCATCTATAGCGCTATCAGATTTCTATGTAGATGATCTTATGACAGGTGCAAAAACACTCGAGGACGCTAAAGTCATTCAAACACAAATGTCGCAAATGCTTAACTCAGGaggatttaatttaagaaaatggaaTTCAAATTCGAAGGAATTGTTGGAAACAATCCCAGATAAAAATAGagcgaaacaagaacaaaataaacagtacaaagTGCTTGGTATGTGGTGGAACTCTGAGACCGACATGTTCCATTACGCATCTACTGAGAGAAAGCCACATGACAAGATATCAAAGCGTTCTGTTCTGTCAGAAATAGCCAGTTTATTCGATCCTTTAGGACTTTGTAGGGCCTGTAGTTTTGAAATTCAAACTGTTCATGCAAGAGTTGTGGGTAAGAGAT GTCCATTAACTACAGAAGAGCTCAACCATGCCACAAATCATCTCATCAGAGCAGAACAGGAACATTACATGAGAGAAGATTATAATAGGCTCATGGAAGGAAAGAAGATTAGGAAAGACAGTCCATTGTGGAATCTTCAATCTTTTTTTGGTCCCGAGAAACTCATCAGAGTAGGCGGGAGATTAAAACATGCAGAAATCAAAATAGATCAAAAACATCCCATTGTTTTACCATACAAGTCACATCTAACAGAACTTATTTTTCGTCATGAGCACATCAGACTTCTGCATGCGGCACCTCAACTGCTGCTTGCATCGTTGCGGCAACGATATTGGCCCCTTAATGGACGAAATTTAGCAAGACGTACCATACACAGTTGCGTCAAGTGTTTTAAGGCTAATCCAAAAACAACGCAACCTCAGATGGGTGACTTACCATCAGATCGAGTACGCCCATGTCGACCTTTCAGTAATACTGGCACTGATATCAGCGGCCCAGTATATATTAAAGCCTCAAAAAGACGAAACAGTCCTACATCGAAGGGATACATAGTGATATTTGTATGTCTTGCAACCAAAGCTGTACATTTAGAAGTAGTAACAGACATGACCAGTGAAGCATTTATAGCAGCATTCAAGAGATTTATTTTACGACGAGGAATTGTTACAAACATGTACTCGGACAATGGCACCAATTTCGTAGGCGCAGAGAGAGAGCTTCGAGAGCTTCAAGATCTGTTTACAAACGAAGAACATCAGAGAAGAATCGTCGAAGAATCAACCGCTCACCTCATTAAGTGGCACTTCATTCCACCCCGATCCCCTCATTTCGGAGGCTTATGGGAAGCTGCTGTTCGGTCAGTGAAACATCATTTGAAACGAGTTGTAGCCAACGCCTCACTCACCTTCGAGGAATTTTACACTACTTTAACAATGATTGAAGCTTGCTTGAACTCTCGTCCTCTCACTCCCCTTTCCACTGACCCAAATGACCTTTCACCATTAACCCCTGGTCACTTTCTCACTGGTGATGCTTTAACCGCATTACCTGAACCGAACAtttgttacattcaattaaaCAGGTTGTCACATTGGCAGGGGACACAGCAGATTGCGCAGCACTTTTGGACACGATGGTCCAAAGAATATCTGTCTCTCTTACAACAACGGCCAAAGTGGAGATCAGAAGCAGCCAACATCCAGCTCAATCAACTAGTTCTCCTGAAAGAAGACAACTTGCCCCCTCTCAAGTGGGTTACAGGTCGAGTGGTGGCGGTCCATCCTGGAGCGGACAATAGGATCCGAGTTGCCACCGTAAAGACGTCGTCTGGCACCTTCAGGAGAGCAGTCAACAAGCTATGTATCCTCCCCCTAGAACCTAATACAGTGCAAGAGT gtCGCCTGGAGGTATGGAGTTCTTGTTCTCAGGGCGTGGGAGGCGACAGAGCTTTCACTCCCATTGTTAGAGGTGGCCTTCCACGAACCAAGGGATGTTACCCCCAGGTTTATGGTAGGGTCGCTTCAGGGCGGGAGGGGCTGGCCCTCACGCCTCGTGGGAGCAAGAAAGAACCTTTACTTGGGACAGGGGCCTAG